The nucleotide sequence TCAAATACATCTCTGAAAACTTCTGTAAGTCTCTCAAAAGCTTCATCTCTGGTCATTTTAATTCCTCCATAAATATATTACTGATCTTTTTCGCTGACAATTTCCAGCATACCTATTTCCATGTGCATCATGAAAGCAACGTCAGCCCTGTCAGAGATGGCAGGGGCAGGTTTTGGTGCTTCAACTAATTTGAAGCCCTTTTCTTCAAGTGTCTTAATATCTTCATCCATATTATCACTTTTATAGCAAATATGATATATCATATTTTTGTGATGCTTAAGCATAGGGAAAATAGGTGATTCTGAATTCCATGGTGTTATAAGCTCAATAACCAGCCCGTCTTTTTCTAGAAAGCTGAAGTCGCATTTGCGGCTTTCATCATGGTACAATTCACGTTTTATCTTGTAGCCTAAGCATTTAAAAACATCTTCTGCCTTGGCTGTTCTTTTAACAAGATATCCAATATGGTCTACAGTAAGTGACATAAATACTCCTTAACAATGTCCTTAGATAAAATCTGGTTAATTTTTATAATGAAATAACATCATTTTTATTCTTGTAGTCAGCTATTTTTAAGAGCCATTCACTGTTGCCGTTTCCATCCTCCGAAATTTTTTCAAAACCATGTAAAGAATAGAAATCTTTGACCATGGCATTTTTTGCGGTGGGATAGTAATAGCCCTTGATAATTTTCAAGTTTCTCTTACGGCATTTTTCTACAAATGAATCCATCATTGCATATTCCATATCGCGCTTAAGAACGCGGCAGCTCATTATCCAGAGCTCAATATGGCATGTGTTATCCTCGATACGTCCGATAGCAACGCTGACAACTCCGTTATCTCCGAATTTATCGCTTAATTTACCATAAAGTGTAATATAATTATCATCGGAAGCAACCGCTTCTATTTCAGTCTGTGTATAACGCTTTGTAGTAA is from Lachnospiraceae bacterium C1.1 and encodes:
- a CDS encoding VOC family protein, yielding MSLTVDHIGYLVKRTAKAEDVFKCLGYKIKRELYHDESRKCDFSFLEKDGLVIELITPWNSESPIFPMLKHHKNMIYHICYKSDNMDEDIKTLEEKGFKLVEAPKPAPAISDRADVAFMMHMEIGMLEIVSEKDQ